The sequence GAAAGCTCTTCGATACTGAATCCTAATGCTGCTTTGAAGCCGTTCTCAAAATTGCCGGTGCCCCGGATTTTTGTTAAAATCTCTCCAACTTTTTCCTTTCCATATTTTTTGGCGATGTACCACCAAACCGATTGCCCGCCGCGATAAGCGAAATATCCATTTAAAAATTTAATCGGCGGTAGATTTTCATTTATTGAGACATCACGCATGAACATATCTGTGTTAGAATCCCAGCCAAGAGATTCATACTCCGCGAGCCCTTCATTGAACCAAAGAGGCAGAGCCAATGTGATGTTATTTGAGATTACATTTTGAAGCGAGCCGCCGTAGAACATATCATTAATAACAGCATGCACAAGTTCATGATGAAGTACGTGACGGAACTGCGAATACGATCCTTCAAATGGGACGACAATTCTATTCTTAAATAATTCAGTGACTCCGCCAATTCCTTCTTCCATATATTCGCTGATCACATTTGTCTGCTGGAAGTCGTTATGACTATTATATATAACGAATGAAATTCGAGCGTTTATATTAAACCGAAAACTTTTTTGTATAGATACTAAAGCAGATTCGGCCACAACTGCTGCAAATGAAGCAAGCCTCTCTCCCCCCTCTGTGAAGTAAACATCGAAATGCTCAGATTGGATGAATGAATAATTAAACTTTTTGTACTGGACTTTATTTCTGCCGAACTGCGCGTATGATGCGGAAGAAAAAACCAGTAAAAGCAGAACTAAAATTTTTAATGAACTTTTCATGGACAATTCTTTTTTTTTCTTGAACTCATCCTAAATAAACTAAGTTTCAGACTAATCAACAAGCTCAAAATCTATCTCGTTCCGATCTTCGTTAATGTCTATCACTTTCACGCGGACTTTATCACCAAGTCTAAATGAAGTTTTTTCCAACCTCCCGAATAAAGTATATTTTTTCTCATCATAAAAATATATATCCGAAGGGAGATTTTTAATATGAATCAAACCTTCAACTAAAATCTCATTCAGCTCGACGAAAAGACCGAACGACTGTACACCTGAAATTATTCCATCGTACTCTTTACCGAGATGATTTTTTATATACTCAATTTGTTTCTTTTTAATGGATTCACGTTCTGCTTCCATCGCAAGGCGTTCAGAAGCAGAGTTTTGCTTGCATATTGCAGGAAGTTTTTTCTTATACTTTTGAACATCTTTCAGTTTGCTCCCGCTTTCATATATAAACAATAGACGATGAGCGATCAAATCGGGATACCGTCTGATAGGTGAAGTGAAATGAGAATAATCTCTGAAAGCCAGCCCATAGTGCCCGATATTTTGATCTGAATATTCCGCTTTTGCCATCGAACGGATCATCACTTCATTAACCAGCACTTCTTCAGGTTTAGTGCGCACTTGCTCGATCAATTTCTGAAGTGATTTAGATTTGACACCCCCGGTTACATTTAATTTATATCCGAGAGTCTTAACAAAATCTGCTAGCTCTTTGATTTTAACTTCATCCGGTACGTCATGCACCCTATAAACGAATGGAAAAGATTTTTTATCTAAATAAAATTTCCCTTTCTGTGCGACTAATTTGTTTGCAAGTAGCATGAAGTCTTCAATAAGTCTATGACTTTGCAATCGAACTTTTTTGATAATTTCGAGCGGCTGACCTTTTTCGCTCATTTTAAATTTAATTTCATCGGTGATAAAATCTATTCCACCGCTTCTGATTCGCTTCTTTAAAAGTAATTTTGCCAGTTCGTTCAGCTGAAGAATTTCTTTTACACAATCTCCTTTTTGAGTTTCTATAATTTCTTGAGCTTCATCGTAAGTGAATCTTCTTTTATTATTAATAACAGTCTTTTTCACTTCAAAACTTTTTACTTCTGCTTTATCAGTCATCGTAATTAAAACAGAAAAGCAGAGTCTGTCTTCACCTGGGACTAAGCTGCACCAATTATTCGAAAGCTCTTCGGGCAGCATTGGAATTACCTGATTCACAAGATAAACACTCGTTCCGCGCAGCATAGCTTCTTTATCTAATTCAGAGTTTTCTTTTACGAAAAAACTTACATCGGCAATATGAACGCCGACTAGAAAAGTTTTGTCGTCAATTGCTTCAATTGAAAGAGCGTCATCAAAATCTTTTGCATCTTCAGGATCGATGGTGATAATCGTTTTATCTCTCAAATCCAATCGATTGGGAATTTCTTGTTCTATATCTTTCTTCGAAAATGCAGAAGCTTCGAGTTCAATAGATTTCGGAAATTTTGTTCTCAGATTGAATGATTTTGCAATTGCGAGCATTTCGGCTTTATTGTCACCGACACTTCCAAGCACCTCAACAATTTCCCCGATCGGATTCGACGCGGGCGAAGTCCACTCAGTTAATTTTACAACTACCTTGCTTCCCGTATCAGCTCCATTCAATTTATCTGAGGAAACAAATATATCACGGTGGATAAACTTTTCGTCAAGCACAACGAAATTGAATCTCTTCGATTTATGGAGCGTTCCAACAAATTCATCTTTTTTTCTTTGAGTTACTTCAACGATTGCTCCTTCAGGTCTTCGTTTTCGGTTTCGTGCAAATAATTCGACCATAACCTCATCGCCATGAAAAGCTGTGCCGAGATTTCGCTCCGAGATGTAAATATCTTCCAGCCCTTCTAACTTTGGAATTACAAAGCCATAACCGTATCGAGTTACCTCAAGTCTGCCTGCGATTTGATTTTTATCATGAAGGAGTGTATATCGTTTCCCTTTTCTGTTAAGTTTACCTGATGAAAAAAGTGTGTGCAAAGTTTCTTTCAGCAGAGAATAATCTTTATCAGAATTTATTTGCAGCCGTTTGGCAATATCTTTTGTTTTCAATCCTCTGACTGGACTTGATTTTACAAGCTCAACTATTTGTTTTTCTATTTTATTTTTTTTCATAAATCAAAATTCGAATTTATATTTTAAACCTATTTCATTAATCATTTCTTCCTGCCTTGCAGATTGTATTGACGCTTGCTTTCTCTCAAGCCGAATATAGAATCGTTCGGTTACCGGATACTCCAACTGTATATTTGCCAATCCGATATTTTGAAATGCTTCTGCATCACCGCCGACTTTGAATCTGATGTTTTCAACTTTTCCCTCAACATTGAACTTAGTCGTTTCGCCGACTTTCTTAATTTCTACTGTTCGCAGTACGTCACCAAGAATTTGATTTGCAAAGTTCGCAACTACTGAACCGAGCAGCGACGTCGCCGCATTTCCAAATACTCCTCCCAGAGAACCTGCAGCATTGTTTTTATCCTGAGCAGTTAAATCTTCTTTAAATTTTCCAAGAAGAACAAAAGCAACTACATCCGACGCATCTTTATTATTATCAACAACCCCATCGATTGATACTTCAATGTTATCAGGATTGTTAACAAGATTCTTCGCCAGCTCCCGAACTGTTCCTTCCAGTTTCAATTTTATTGTAACTAATTTATAATCTGTCGAAAGAGTATCTCCGCTTATATAATAGTCTTTGAAAGTCGCAGTGACATTTAAAAATGGATTTGATAGCTCACGTTCAAATCGAAGAGTTCCTTCGGCATTAAATCTCTGATAAAAATTCAAGTAGCTTTCATCAGTCAGTTCAATTTCGCCTTGAGTAAAGGTTTGTTTATTGCTGACATCGACAAGAATTTCACCTTTCAGATCGGCAAAAAGCTTTTGATTCAATTCTCTGCTGAAGATGAATTGAACATTCACATTGTTCTTCAAAATTATTTTCATTCGAACAGAAAAATTCGGGAACAATCCTTTGTCGGGTGAAATTTTATTTTTCTCATTCTTGCGTATGGATTTTTCAGCTTCTTTAAATGCGAGGTCAACAGAATCAATTTGCTCATTTTTATTTATAAATCGGTAAGTGAAACCCTCTCGTTCAATTTGGTACTGAGTTTCAAACTGGGGAATGGTTAGGGATGTTTCTTTGATATAGAGGTCTCCGGTTAGAGAAGAATAATTTTTATCCCCAAAAATCCTAATCGGTGTGCTCGTTTCAAGAACTAAATCTCCATAAACAATCGGACTTACTGATTTTGATTCACTTGAGAGAACCATCAGCGAGCCGTTTGAAGTGAAATCAAATTTTTTAATTTCGAATTTATCCAAATCAATAAATCCGCTCGCAATGATAGTCCCTCCTTTACTTCCGACGTTTTGATTTGAGACCTTCAATTCTGTCAATTCGATTTTATCTCGAGCAAATTGAACTTCTGCCGAGCCAAGATATTTCAAGTTGTTTTGGGCAATTTGAAGAATTGTGTTTTCAACTTTCAGAAGACCATTCATAATTGGCTCATCGTAAGTGCCAACCAAACTTATATCACCATTAGCAAATCCAGCAATATTTTTTAGCTGCGGAATGAAAGCCTGAAGCGGCGTGAGATTGAATTTATTCAAACTTAGAATAACTAAGATATCTTTTTGGGGTATTAATCTATCATTAACTGAACTGAAAGATAGATCTATCGGCAGTTTCCCAAGGAGCGAAAAATCCTGTCCCTCGTAGATCGTGTCAGCATATTGCACATTGATGCTGAGAAGTTTGCTCTGATAGTCGACCTTTCCCTGAAGTTCGCCTAGTCGATTCGAGTTAATGCTAAGATCAGACAAGGAAATATTAGACTTAATGATCGGTTCATCTGCATTTCCAAGAAGTTCGGCAGAGAGCGAGATGTTTCCCGAAACTAGATTTTGATTTTCGGGAATAAAGTTTCTTATTATATCTTCGACATCGATACCATTAGCAGTTAAATAGAGCTTTTGATTTCCCTCCAGTCCGACTTCACCGCTTAATTTAATTCTTTCACGTTTTCTTCTAAGCGTAAAATTTTCAAATTCAATTTTATCTTTGTTAAAAGAAAATTGCAG is a genomic window of Ignavibacteria bacterium containing:
- the rnr gene encoding ribonuclease R, whose translation is MEKQIVELVKSSPVRGLKTKDIAKRLQINSDKDYSLLKETLHTLFSSGKLNRKGKRYTLLHDKNQIAGRLEVTRYGYGFVIPKLEGLEDIYISERNLGTAFHGDEVMVELFARNRKRRPEGAIVEVTQRKKDEFVGTLHKSKRFNFVVLDEKFIHRDIFVSSDKLNGADTGSKVVVKLTEWTSPASNPIGEIVEVLGSVGDNKAEMLAIAKSFNLRTKFPKSIELEASAFSKKDIEQEIPNRLDLRDKTIITIDPEDAKDFDDALSIEAIDDKTFLVGVHIADVSFFVKENSELDKEAMLRGTSVYLVNQVIPMLPEELSNNWCSLVPGEDRLCFSVLITMTDKAEVKSFEVKKTVINNKRRFTYDEAQEIIETQKGDCVKEILQLNELAKLLLKKRIRSGGIDFITDEIKFKMSEKGQPLEIIKKVRLQSHRLIEDFMLLANKLVAQKGKFYLDKKSFPFVYRVHDVPDEVKIKELADFVKTLGYKLNVTGGVKSKSLQKLIEQVRTKPEEVLVNEVMIRSMAKAEYSDQNIGHYGLAFRDYSHFTSPIRRYPDLIAHRLLFIYESGSKLKDVQKYKKKLPAICKQNSASERLAMEAERESIKKKQIEYIKNHLGKEYDGIISGVQSFGLFVELNEILVEGLIHIKNLPSDIYFYDEKKYTLFGRLEKTSFRLGDKVRVKVIDINEDRNEIDFELVD